A stretch of DNA from Megalops cyprinoides isolate fMegCyp1 chromosome 17, fMegCyp1.pri, whole genome shotgun sequence:
gagtaTACAGGAATGGAGGAAATTAAGCAATTTAGCACTATTGGGACACAGCCCATGTGTCCTGAACAGAGGGCAGAACATCTCAGTGGGCTGCTTTCCAACCTTCATATCCCATCCAGCTCTTTAACAAATGACACTATTTTTCTTACTCCCCCCTTACCCCTCCCAAACTCTTCTTCCCCTTCACCCCCTTCACTTATTAGTAACTGTTTGGCTTTTGTGAGTTCTCTTTGGCCCAAAAAAGCTGCAAACACTACTTATTTTAATCCATGATTTTCAGACTCTGTGGATACATATTCCAGGGCTTGAAATGCCAGTTAAGCCAGATAAACGTACTAATtgctaaaatgtgtaaatttcCCAATACATTTATCATTTTGCATGTACACCAAATTTCCCAAATTACCACCAAGAACACAGAGTATTTGGTTCTTGTCTAACTGAGAAATAACAACAGTTAGGAAAATAGATTACATTAGAAAGGAGttgaatgaattttaaaaaatgaaaacgatgaattattttacatttttatttcatcttatATTAATTTTTCTATAAAGGCAGGGGCAACAATAGTATTGAACCAGACAACAGCGAATGCATGTTTTCTTccacaaaaaggaaacaaaaaaccCCACTCTGTCAATAAATTGACATTTCTACAACTTTGTTTCACTTCCTTTTTAAACGCATTATGGTGTCACAACAAAGTTGATGATCCCATGAGGTGAAAATGGCAACCATGGAGCCCATTACTTTTACTGTGTGGCTGTTATTGCTGATAAACTGCTTTAAAAATTTCGACAGAATTCCCCTTCGTGTGTTCCACAAACAGATCTAAAAGGAAGAATACTTACTCTAGTAGTGGATATAACCAAATTAAGTACGATTACTGATAGAGATCGAAACCTGGAAAGGCCGGCTGCATTCACTCGCAAACGAAGCACTGTTTCTTTAAATTGTGGCGGGCTGCCCCTGTGGTGGATGGGAAACCCCGTATTTGTACTCTGAGGGGACCTGAGATGTCGAAATTCTGAGTGGGGGGACTGTAATTATCAAGCTAAACGCTGGGAATGAACGAGAAACAGTCATAGTAGTGACGTGTTACGTTATGTTAAAGAGATTTCATTTAATGATTGACTTGGATTAGCTACCTCAGCCGGATTtagctatttttattttgaaatgttcagaaatTAGAGTGGAGAGGCTTCTCTCCACGGCCCGAGGACAGAACATGGCGGAACGCTCGGCCAGGATAtagctggcttgctagctagctagctagctcagtAATATCAACAGTAATAattatagctagctaggtaatgATAACGCATAAATACCAGTACCTTCGACATTGTCTTTGACGGAAATAGAGACGCGTCTTTGCGAGAAGAATGCAGTCGGTTTATCCAATTAGTTGTGGTCGAACAGTTGCCCATTTCCAAAAATGAGAAACGCAAGctgctagctggctggctagttGTAACTAGCTGGCTGGCTTAGCAAGGCGGCTAACTGGAAAGAGGCGTAGCTACTCTCCGTTTATACGAGGCGGGTTGTATGTTCTGGTACTGCTAGCGAGCTGCCCTAGCTGCCGGGGGGATCTTTCGCCCGGAACGCAGCCCCCACTGGCGCTTTTTGCGAGCACTGGTCGGCGCCCGAAATTCGGAAAGCCAGGGGCAGGGTCGAGAAGGTTGGAAGACGTACAcgaaaactttttttttccgctgGGGGATAAACAGACGAGGCTGAtctgcagaaaatgacagacaCTCGCCGACGAGTGAAGGTTTACACCCTCAACGAAGACCGGCAGTGGGACGACCGGGGCACCGGGCATGTTTCCTCCGGTTACGTAGAGAGGCTGAAAGGCATGTCCTTGCTGGTGCGTGCCGAAAGCGACGGTAAGTCACTGTTGTCTTCCTTAGGCTGGAGTCTTTGACTCTATTGAGGTCAACCGTGCGTGGGTTAAACTGCATTTACAAAGCTTGCCACACGTTTCCATGCTTTTTTGATAGCTAGTTAGCGTTACCATAGCTGTATATAACTATAACTAGGTACTAGCAAGCGAGTAAGTTCAGCAGTGCAAGTTATAGCTAGATTAGGTAGTTTGTAAACTAGACCTGGTTTAGTAATAGGGTTGGATTTGTTTGCGAAAAGTAATGACCGATTGCTGGACTTTGCATTGGTCGGGAAAATAGATGAGCTGGTTAGACTAGCTAAAGTTAGCCAAACGAGCACAGGAAGGTGATCGAAGTGTTAAACATTTTGGTATTACtcactagcaagctagctactcCTGTTTGTAAACATCGCTTTGTCAATAGCGAAGTTGTACTGCTCCCACACAAGTCCTCTGTTCTTGTATTTGAATGCATCATGTGGGAGTCCTAATTTAAGTGCTGAATTACtcatagtatttttttttgtgtgcagaaGAAAGTTAGTCATTTATCCGGTGTCCTCAGATCACCTCTGACAGAGGCATTGCATACGTTTGAGGAAAATGTGCAAGAGCATTAACGGGACAAACATGAATAAGAGCTGACATTGTTCTGTCATATAcaacaccagcaccaccactCATCGATGCTGCTTGGGCAAGAGTGCTTCACCTCACACAGcccaccctctgcccccacAAAAAAAGATCTGTCCCCTGGCCTCTCATCTGTACCCTTTGATAAGTTCAAACTGGGATGCTCTTAATTGGTATACCTATCTTAATTGCTATAATTGTGATTTAGCTAGAATTTTTGTTGAAGCttggagctgcagtgtgaaatCTTTACCAGTATGCTTTCCAACCACAAGACATAAACCGCGATTTCAATAGTTATGCTATCACGCAAAGGTAATTTTTTTGGTTAGAATGCATATTGATGATTTGATAGACATTTAGCTGTCAGATCAAGGGATTGCCTATAATATAATCAGAGTAGCTAGTAGTTTCAGTTGGCTTGTAGTGCTGTCTTGTAAAATGTTACTGCTTAAGCTGTGGAGCCTTTGATAAACTAAAATATATGTTAGCTGTACTACATAGAATATGTATCAACAGAAAGGTTATAGCTGGAAGAGTTCTAGTAAAACTGACTGAAGGATGAAGAAAAAAGGTGTGTTACTTGTACTTTACACAGAATGCAAACTGCCAACACTGATGTCTATGAAGCAATCTTTGCAGCATTCTCAGATTCCTTGCAATCATAGGGCAGAAGTAAATAGGCAAACTTGTTGGGGAAAATATACAGTGTAATTAGTGGACTTTCCCTTTCGTTGTAAATGATTTGAGTTTCAGCTGCCATGTTGAATAgatttcactgcactgcattgaACAGTGTCTCACTGAATGAATACTCCGGATACAGCACAATCTCCATGTACATCTATTCACTCCAATATAACAATTCAGTGGTGAGCTCGTGAAGCCATTCATAGATCGGATGTGTGACCTTTCTGTTTGTGATCAGTTCAAGTCCGCAGTGTATTGATATCGGTTTTAAAACACGAATGAACTGCATGTGCCCAGGTGTTTCACGGCCCACAAACAGTCAGGGCCATGACACCTTTCTCTGAAGCAACATGAAAatccaagtgtttttttttttctacattgtCAAGTGATTTTCTTACTGATAAATGTATTACACTCTAAATTGTGTACCAAAAGAATGTCACGTTCTCACATTGgtcattattattcttttatgtTATAATTAGCTtgtataattttgtttatttcatatctGCTTTCTTACATGATGCCAAATGATCCTCTTCTGTGAACAGGTTATGAAATTACTTGGGAGCAGAAAGTGTAGATGATGGCGTTGTAAGTGTGAAACATGTTTGGCAGTTGGTGCGGGGGTGGAAGTATGCCattgtttttggaaaacatttgtAAAGTGAAAACTCTTAAATGGACAGAACTCTACTGACACagtacatttatgtatttgcaaAATTAGTGATATGTATATATTGGTGCACTGTAGACTTATTTTTACCTAATACAGGGTGGGGTATCCTGCATTGGGCTGTTGACATTTTCAGAAGTACATATGCAAATTGGACATTCAGAAATTAGTGATTACATGTGGATTGCACACAGGCTAATTGGGCTGAGCTACTGGGCTTGTTCCATCATTGTTGTTTGGTCAACAGTTGTATTCTAAAtctgaaaatttaaattaatgttcaaATATGTTATTGCACAATGGCAGATGATGGGAGACTATCAGAGACTGCTCTAATATGGTCATAACTGAAAATTGCATCAAAATGTGGCAGTGATTAAAAGGTAGACAGCAGTCCTGATTAAGTGATTATTAGTTTACATTTTCTAAACTGAAAGTcactgaagagagaggggataTTTCTCAGAAGAAAAAAGCTTAATACagaactgtgatttttttgtctttgctatTTCTTTTATGAATGATTGTTTACTGAGGATTAAGAAACAGAGGGACTGATGTAATTCTGAATCAGGTTCACTCACTTAGGTACCTGTGAACTGCATTACCTACGTCCTGGTATTCATTAACTCGTGGCATTTTAACTACACTGGCTAAGAAATATTTGTAGAACATAAATGTTAGGAAAacttcatttccatttctttaaGCAGAACAATGATGATAATGCAGCTCTGGAAAATGCAAATTTCTAGAATGATGaagaaaatatgtatatttctaTTGTAAATTAATGCATTCAGGAAAGCTGCATGTTGCTTGTGACATGTTAATACTGTTACAAAGACAGTGAGGTGCAGCACGGAAACATAGAACCTTAAGTACCGGCGTTTGTCACGGTATGATATGCCATATGACTGGCCTTGCTTACGGAGAGCAGTGCTCACGTCTCTCAAAATATTAGCCTGGTCTGTAAGGCACGCTACTGATCTACGTGCGGTCTGCTTATTCCCACAAACGCTTGATTTGATTTCACTCAGTAGAAGAAAGTGGCAAAAAGCTTAGATAAAGCAGTGGATGATTTCGCAAGCATATAGTTGCAAACTTTTGGAGCAGTTCAGCAGAAAATAGGATCACCCTTGTCAACATAAGTCTGTTCCATATGTCCAGAAATGGACAGATTGTGGAAGAAAGGCAGTGAAATGCACAGCTTGCTAGGAGGCAATAGCACTCATtcagttttttcctcattctgtTTCTTGTGCTTAGACAAATTGTGCCAAGGTATTTTGTATTGAGATTCTAAACCGGTATCATAGTGGTAGTGCAAAATATTGGTTTAATGAAAACCCAAGATTATACTCCAGATTGGCACATTTGTAAAGTGTGTCAGGTTCACTTGCAGTGTACATGCTTGAAGTTTTCAAAATTTGATATATGTGAAATGGACTTTAGTTAAGTTTTCATGAGAAATTGATGGCTGTAGTATTAACATGTGTAATTTCTGCTGTAAGGTGCACATTTGTGCTTGATATTTACCAGTTGTGAACACATCGTTATttgattatcattatcattacaggTTCCCTACTGCTGGAGTCTAAAATAAACCCCAACACTGCTTACCAGAAACAACAGGTCAGTGGCATTATTGTGAAAGCAATTTGTACCTTCCAgcacttttttgtatttgtataattatCAACTTATGTGTATTATCCTAGGCAAAATATACTGCGCGCTAATCAAGGTCATCACTTGGGAGGGCAGCTGGCAGCTGATGCAGTTGACCACATGAGTAACTGTGCTCTTTCCCCTTTGCCTCTTAGGACACCTTGATAGTGTGGTCTGAAGCAGAGAACTATGACTTGGCCCTGAGTTTCCAGGAGAAAGCAGGCTGTGATGAGATATGGGAAAAAATCTGCCAGGTATGACATGCTTCACTTTATAAAAGCTCACAATTACACAACTAAACAAAAGCAACAGCCCTGGAAAGCTGTGTGTGCTGCTTAGaatatactttttttccccacaatacCACTTCAGAtcaggggggtggggcagtTGTCAGAAATCCAGAAGAGCATGTGTTTGTAATCCACTAACTAAGTGTGAAATCCAGTGTGCCATAAAAAAACTACTTGCATGTtttgccaaaacaaaaaaggaacttAACGAATCAGTTGTAAGTGTAAGCGCTGCAACTTAATTCTTTCTGCGAATGTCGTATTCATTGCggtgacattttttttgctgcacAGCAGTAGTTTGATTGTATTGCTAAACGGAACAACAGTGTTAAAAGTTTTTCTGCTCCTCAGCAGATGTGAATGTACTCAGTTCAGTACAGTTCCTTTGGTTTTTGGTGCCACGTTTTACCACTTAGCATTTGTGTTAGCGTATTTTGACCTGTctgcaaatataaaaatgaaattttggtggggggttggggacGGGGCTTGCTTTAGTAGGGTGTATTTGCCAATATTTTAGCACCCTTATTAGATAcccttaaccctttcacacataacttattttatgctatgtagcgtgtgtgttacattacatggtttatgttttcattagtgctattaagcttctcgtaggtttcaccgctgcatttgctacattttttaatgttaaaaagcggtttcctcaaagctaaaactagctagaatttttccaatctcatgttctaatcgcactgattttagcatacgcgctaaacggctagtcacaccggtgtgaccgtacgtgctAAAAGGTGTAACTGGATTTTGTTGTgcgtggttgtgtttgtgtgtgaccaGGTCCAGGGCAAAGACCCGTCGGTGGACATCACCCAGGAGCTGGTGGACGAGTCGGAGGAGGAGCGTTTCGACGACATGTCCTCCCCGGGCCTGGAGCTGCCGCCCTGCGAGCTAAGCCGGCTGGAGGAGGTGGCGGAGCTGGTGGCGTCCTCGCTGCCCTCCCCGCTGCGGCGCGAGAAGCTGGCCCTGGCCGTGGAAAACGAGGGCTACATCAAGAAGCTCCTGGAGCTCTTCCACATCTGCGAGGACCTGGAGAACCGGGAGGGGCTGCACCACCTCTACGACATCATAAAGGGAATCTTTCTCTTGAACCGAACCGCACTTTTCGAGGTCATGTTCTCGGAGGAATGTATCATGGACGTGATCGGGTGCCTGGAGTTTGACCCCTCCTTGCCCCAGCCCAGGAGACACAGGGAGTTCCTGACTAAGACCGCCAAGTTCAAGGAGGTCATCCCCATATCAGACCCTGAACTCAAGCAGAAAATCCACCAGACGTACCGAGTACAGTACATTCAGGACATggtcctccccaccccctccgtCTTTGAGGAGAACATGCTGTCTACTCTCCACTCCtttatcttttttaataaaGTGGAAATTGTTGGAATGTTGCAGGTAAGTGGTCCCCCATACTAAAAAGCACAGTTGAGATCAGTTAAAAATGATATGCATTTGTATGCTTGAACACACTGTAAAAGATGAGCCTCTGTCTGTTGGTAAATTTAAAGGTGGTTTGTTCAGAGTCAGTTTCAAGCATAACCAACTGCTCTCTGAACAGAAGTATCATGTGATTATTAAGTTCATTAAGGTTTTGTCCTTACTGCTGATCTCAGTACGTGAggtaagaggggaaaaaaaactaatttccTGAAAAGTCATTTCTCAGGTACAGCATGTGATTTATGGTTAGAGCACTGGACTCTGAACCTGGGTGCTGTGTGGTTCAATCCTGTTTGGCGTGTTGCTGCCGCACCTTTGCATAAGGCTCTTTGTGTTGGTGTAGGTACACAAATGGGTATGGAGAATGTATAAAGCCCGTTACACTTTACCTCAAAGTTCCGCAATTCGCCATGACAGATTAGGGGACTGCTTACTGTTGTGTACAAGATGGCAGCCAGGAAAAGAActgcctttaaaatgtaaaactatggAAAGAATGTCTCTTATATGTTAACAAAATGTGGTGATGGTGTTGATTTAATTtgaaagttttcattttatttcattgtaatcACATTCTTGCTGTGCACATCAATTCACCACATTGTTTTTTCTATccatgattttaaaaacaggaGGGCCATCTGGGGTTTTTCACACTGAGTTGTAAGGGCATGCATGACTAAAATGGCTGGTGTGGTCTGTTTGTTTTAGTAGGGGAAAAAGCGCTTTGAACTGTATCTTAAATAACATGTTCCAGATTGACattgaaaacaaattcataGGCTACATTGTATATTAAATACTATAAAGACAGCTAGGTTAGTGATTGTCTATGCCTTTATGAACTGTTGGGCTGTGTTTAGCAGGTGTTGCCGTGGAACCATGTCTGACTCGCTCAGTGGGCTGACTGGCATCATGGCTTCTGCagctttttaaattgaaatttggTTAATTaaacaagacattttatttgcctttgagcaaataaattgtttttgtattctgttCTTTGAAgcttttttagctgtttttgaaatgcatcaaACATAAAACTTGGAGCGCCATAGCCTTTTAATGCAACTTAACATACCTGCTAAGAATGTGTAAGCTAATGTGTAAGAGGGCACAGGGCCAAAGAGTCCTATGCCACTTGAACTCAACATTGTCCAGCAGgccaggtcaaaggtcagaggtcactgagAAGGTGAAGGTGGATGACAGTCTGAGAAAGCATCGTAGTGGTTGTCGAGAGGCaaatttcctgttttattaCACATTCCCAAATAATTACTTACCTGTGTACAAATCCctgtattataaaaaaaaaaccttcgtCAGGTAAGTGATATCAGCGGGAAGCCCTGAAAGGGATGCGTTGGAGCTGGCGGTTTATCCTCCAGGGCTGGCACGTTCACGCTGAAGCGTTGACCCtatttcttttcctcttcaGGATGATGAAAAGTTCCTGACAGACCTTTTTGCACAACTAACGGATGAAGCAACCGACGACGATAAGAGACACGAGCTGGTATAAGCACCATCCTCTGAGTACCGGCCAACTGCCGTAATGTTGTAAACTGTTAGGACTAGTCCTTTCAGGCCCTGTCTGGTGGTGAGATGCTATGTTTTCTTCCCTGCAGGTAAATTTTCTAAAGGAATTTTGTGCATTCTCTCAAACGTTACAACCTCAGAACAGAGACGCCTTCTTTAAAACATTGTCAAACATGGGCATACTACCAGCGCTTGAAGTCATACTGGTAAGCTGGGCTTGCGGGAAGATTGGCAGTCGTTGTGTGTTGTATTCAGCTGCACCCTCTGTGACATTACCGGTGTGTAAAGATTGTGCCTTTATGGTGTCTGTCAGTGCTGCCGTTATTGCTATTTTTGGCGTTGCTTGTTCTGAGTGACGCTCAGTCCGTTGGTTGTCGGCAGGGAATGGATGACGTCCAGGTACGCAGCGCCGCCACGGATATCTTCTCCTATCTGGTGGAGTACAACCCTTCCATGGTGCGAGAGTTTGTGATGCAAGAGTCTCAGCAGAACGATGATGTGAGTTTCCTTGCCTACCCTTTGGTTTGTGTGCACCTCTGCTTTCTTAAGTGCCATGCTCTacagcagtggttctcaaccctGCTCCtagaggcacactgtcctgcatatcttctatctatccttgctctacctgcCTGACTGAAGTCATCAgcggcacttttgattagcggagcacacctgatttaatcaagcagctaggatagatagaagatatgcaggacagtgtgcctccaggagcagggttgagaTCCACTGCTCTACAAGATCCGAAtgaacaaaatgtcaaaatgtctgtTCGTAATTCTGTGTACATTTGACGCCCAGTTCAGGTCTGCGTCAGTATTGGAGCTCCGTAAATGAAACTCATTGCAGTGTCAGGTTGGCCATCCACACTGGTTGTGGAATAGCATGAGAGATTACGGGTTGTGTTGCCGTTCTCGGTGCGGTTCTTCCTCAGGACATCCTCCTCATCAACCTGATCATCGAGCACATGATCTGCGACACGGACCCGGAGCTGGGCGGGGCCGTGCAGCTGATGGGCTTGCTGCGAACCCTGGTGGACCCGGAGAACATGCTTGCCACCGCCAATGTGAGGATCGCCCCGGCCCCcgtccctctcccctgcccccgctCCCAATTCATACTACCCACAATCCCAGTTtaccctgccccacccctcaccccattcctccctctctgtgctcttCCATTCCTCCTAGCCTTGTCTCAAATGCCACGTGTACTCTGTCCCACAGCTCTGATctgccctcctcccctctctgttgaAAGAATAGATTTAAACAAGTGTAATGCACAAAGAGCTAGCACCACCGCtggagtcagtcagtcattgaCAGTTTACATTGTATGAAGTATGAGCAATTGgacaaacacattgaaataaaatgcgGTTCAGGCCTGTCTGCCCCCTGATTAATTTCAAGCTGCACTTTGCTCTGTAAACCTCTGCAGAAAACGGAAAAAACCGAGTTCCTGAGCTTCTTCTACAAgcactgcatgcatgtgttgtcTGCCCCCCTGCTGGCCAACACCACAGAGGAGAAGCCCAGCAAAGGTGAGTCCTCTGCACCTGCTACATCTGCCCCTCTACATGAACCTTATTGTTCTCAGCCTGTCAAGGACCAGGCACTTTCAGCTTTGCTAGTGTTTCAGTGCCTGTAGTCTATGGTGTCTTTACATCAGGCAGTGTGTAGCTGTTGAACGTGACGTTCTTGGTTTTGATTCCAGAGCAGTATTTTGTGCTGACAGACAGATCAGTCTAACGTACAGCGACAGCCCCCTTAGAAATTGAGCTTCGAGTTGTCAATACGAGACACGTACACACTAACAGCGTTTAAACGAGTCGTTTGTGACAGCCGGTTGCCATGGAAGGCAGGCCTCCCGAGCGTGCTGCGTCGATAGCGTCTCGATTCTGTCTCCCTGTTCAGATGACTTCCAGACGTCGCAGCTGCTGGCGCTGATTCTGGAGCTGCTGACCTTCTGCGTGGAGCATCACACCTACCACATAAAGAACTACATCATCAATAAGGACATCCTGCGTAGGGTCCTGGTGCTCATGGCCTCCCAGCACGCCTTCCTCGCGCTCTGTGAGTCAACAGACATACGTTTTCATATGAATGCATTTGCCTTCGCATTTGAGGGAAAAAGAGTAAGCGGCCATTACAGATGGAATCCCAAATGATtggtttgtattatttttggcCGGCAGGACTCTGCTGCTGTGTAATtagaatgtcatttttttattcagtgacTGGTGCTGTTTTTCTTAGGCGGTGCCACAGTGGATCAGCTGTataggccaaaaaaaaaatcacgatGAGTTACCCCCTCTCAATCATTCTGACAGGTGCACTGCGATTCATGAGGAAGATCATTGGCCTGAAGGATGAGTTTTACAACCGCTACATCATGAGGAACTTCCTCTTTGAGCCAGTGGTGAAAGCCTTCCTCAACAACGGCTCTCGCTACAACCTCATGAACTCAGCCATACTTGAGATGTTTGAATACGTCAGAGTGGTGAGTTACTTGtgaacattttccaaaaatcacaacaaagaACAGCATTTTCACCTTGTAGATTGTGGagcaaatgacacaaatggctCCGTTTGCACAGTCGTAATATCTGGACCTGACACACTGTTGTTCCAAAGTGTATTTGTCTTTGCGCTATTAACAAGAACGGTGCCTGAGCTGTGTACGATGGTACCCCTAATCAGCTGTAGCATGAGGGGTATTTCATCAGTAGCGGAAGGGGTACAGCCTGTCAGGGGTACCTGTCTCAGACTGTAGTTATATTTAATTCAACAGTATGCTGTAGATGATTTATCCAGCCTGTCCTGTCAGCCAGTTACTAAATTATAATTGTGTTTTAGCTGCACTCCATACCTAAAGATACGCTGCTGTCAAAAACTCAGTTTGTGTTAGATGCTTGATTTAATCTAAGCCATACTTGCGGGTCTATGCAAAAATAATTGGGGATGTTTGGAGTTTGTGTTCATATTTAGTGGCAACATGATTAACATGAGATGACAGGTTGGGAAACTCTGAATTGgtcttaattttaaaaaattagttTTGAATCCTGTCAAAGCCTTTAGTCAGAAATCTGCAGATGTGAATTGTCTGGCAGACATCTGGAATAAAGATTGTTTACAAATCCAAACACTGAAAAGTTTCTTCTCAGAAGCACTGAGTGATGAGgattttgctatttttgtcctcacatacacatgctacACAGCTAGCAAACCTAgtcattttcagtcaaatgGTAGTTTCGATTTTAAGGAAGCTAGCACACGTAATCGTATGGTGCCTTGCTGACTGTTTCAGCTGCGTTTTGAACTGTAGATGCCATTTGCTTATCTGTTGAGGTTACAAGAGCTCAGTAAAAATCTAAACGTATGAAAATATAAACGACAGACGTCCTTAGTTCCGTCAAGGgccatatttcactgttttagATGCTCTGAAGCATTTTATGCTCAAAGTGTCAGTTACAGAAATTGAATGacacaaattaattttgcaaTGAGAAAACGTACAGAAATGGCCTAAGGATTTAAACTAATGCAGTGgagttttaaaagaaaacagcatttcctttTATAGCATCAGCTAATGAATACCACTGACGTACACTGGGAGCAGTACACATTCAAAGAAAATTAATAGTCATATTAATTTCTTTCCTTG
This window harbors:
- the LOC118792129 gene encoding serine/threonine-protein phosphatase 4 regulatory subunit 3, whose amino-acid sequence is MTDTRRRVKVYTLNEDRQWDDRGTGHVSSGYVERLKGMSLLVRAESDGSLLLESKINPNTAYQKQQDTLIVWSEAENYDLALSFQEKAGCDEIWEKICQVQGKDPSVDITQELVDESEEERFDDMSSPGLELPPCELSRLEEVAELVASSLPSPLRREKLALAVENEGYIKKLLELFHICEDLENREGLHHLYDIIKGIFLLNRTALFEVMFSEECIMDVIGCLEFDPSLPQPRRHREFLTKTAKFKEVIPISDPELKQKIHQTYRVQYIQDMVLPTPSVFEENMLSTLHSFIFFNKVEIVGMLQDDEKFLTDLFAQLTDEATDDDKRHELVNFLKEFCAFSQTLQPQNRDAFFKTLSNMGILPALEVILGMDDVQVRSAATDIFSYLVEYNPSMVREFVMQESQQNDDDILLINLIIEHMICDTDPELGGAVQLMGLLRTLVDPENMLATANKTEKTEFLSFFYKHCMHVLSAPLLANTTEEKPSKDDFQTSQLLALILELLTFCVEHHTYHIKNYIINKDILRRVLVLMASQHAFLALCALRFMRKIIGLKDEFYNRYIMRNFLFEPVVKAFLNNGSRYNLMNSAILEMFEYVRVEDIKSLTAHIIENYWKALEDVDYVQTFKGLKLRYEQQRERQDNPKLDSMRSILRNHRYRRDARTLEDEEEMWFNTDEDDLEDGEAVVPPSDKMKSDDDLMDPITKFMERKKLKESEDKEVLGKASLSGRQSPSFKLSFSSTTKPSLTSPSPSSHHPGSPGSPGSPGSAGSPGSPGSGAKNSPPTAAITTKGGLVGLVDYPDDDEEDEDDLESKEENPPLSKKSKLGS